AATATATATTAATTCTACCGAATTAGTCAAGTTTAAAATACATTTTTTTGATTTTTTTATTAAAAAGATTATTCAAATACAATTCAATATTTTAAAAATCAACACATTAAAACAAAAAACACTTTTTGGGCAAGCAGTTTTTTATAAAAGGAATTCATACGTTTTACCTTTCAAGAAAAGAAAACACAGTTTTATTCTGCAAGAAAAACATGCAGATATTTATTTTTTTCAAGATTTGAAAAAGTTTCTTTTAATCCATTCTCAAGATTTGAAGTAATTAATCTCAAGGCCTGTTTTAAGTCATCAAAATTATTTGGCTTCACAAAATAGCAGACTGCTCCAAGATTGGCAGCGGTATCCATATCATTTATGTATGAAGAGGTAGAAATCATAATTACAGGAATATCTTTATAGCGTTCTTCTGATTTTAATTGCTTCAGACATTCCCAGCCATTCATAATTGGCATATTTAAATCTAGAAAGACAATTTCTGGAATTTTATCCTGATTTTTCAGCGTATTTAGCACACCGTTACCATTTTCTGAACAATGGCAAACAATGCTTTCATCTATTTCTGCCAATGCTTCGCAAAACATTTCTGCATCATCCTGATCGTCATCTGCCAATAAAATCATCTTTTCTTGCATAATTAAATGTCTTTTACTTTTTGCTCAAATGGCAATGTTATAATAAAAATGGCTCCTTTATTAGCAATTCCTGTGGCCTTAATACTTCCGCCGTGACGTTCGGCTATTTTTTTACAAAGCGACAAACCTAAACCCGTTCCTTCATAACGATCCTTAGAATTTAAACGTGTAAAGGTTTCAAAAATTCGTCCTGTTTGATCCAGATCAAAACCAATTCCGTTATCTTCTACTGTAATTACCGCAATTCTATTGCCTTCCTCAATTTGTTCTGTTGCTGTGATACTTATTTCTGGCGGAGTATCTTCTTTAGCAAATTTAATAGAATTATTAATAAGGTTATAAAACAGCTGATATAATAATACAGAAGCGCCTTCTATAACTGGAAGTTCTTCAAAATAAATTGTACCATTTGTATTTTGAAGCGCAATTTCAAGATCGGTTTCTATATTTTTAATCACTTCATTTAAATCGACTATTGTTGTTTTTTGCGAATCGGCATTCATTTTGGAATACGCTAATACGCCATCAATCATATTAAACATACGATCTGCCGCAACATGAATTCGTTCAATATATTTTGATGAAGATTCATCAAGCTGTCCGGCAATATGATCTTCTAGACGACTTAAAAAAGTCTTTATCTTTCGAACTGGTTCTTTTAGATCATGCGACGCAACATGGGCAAACTGCTGTAAATCGTCGTTAGATCTTTGCAGTTCTTTAGTACGATCTTTTACCAAAATCTCAAGTTTTTCAGTAATTGACTTTTGTTCGTGAATATCCGTACAAGTACCAAACCAATTGATAATGATGCCTTCTTTATCTCTAATAGGAAGCGCTTTACTTAAAAACCAGCGGTATTCTCCCGTATTGGCATTTTTTAAACGAAATTCAGTCTGATAAGGAACTCCTGCATGAACACTTTCGTACCAAGTTTTTGACACTAAATAAACATCGTCTGGATGTAATTTTGAAATCCAGCTTGGATCTCCAAATTCATCTTCTATATAACCCGTATATTCGTACCAGCGGCTATTGTAATAATCGACAAAACCTTCAGAATTGGCTGTCCAAATAATTTGAGGGACCAAATCTGCAAGCTGTCTAAATCTTTCTCCACTTTCGGCGATAACATTTTGAAGTTCTTTCTGCGAAGTAATATCACTCGATGCACCAAACCATTCAATAATCTTTTCTTGATCGTCTAATATTGGCACCACTCTCGAGAAAACCCAGCTAATAGAATCGTCTTTATTTATAACCCTGTGCTCCATTTCAAAAATGGATTTTTCTACTATCGATTTAGAAATAAGATGGACAGCCATCTGCAAATCGCTAGCATGAATAAATTTATCTAACCAATTGACACCACGTTCTCTTTGATTAACCAAACGTCCGTCTCCTTCTAAATCCTGCATAATCATCCAATCGGCATCCATTCGATAAACCAAATCAGATGATGCATTGATTAAAGCTCGAAAACGGCTTTCACTTTCTCCCATTTTTTGGCGTGCCACAACTTGTTGCGTGACCTCAACTGCCACCTGTATCATTCCTGTTATCTCTCCATCTTCAATTAACGGACGATAAGCCAAATTATAATAATAGTCTTTTAACTCGCCTGTACGATTATGCGGAACCAAAACTTCACTTTGATCAAAAGGAATTCCTTCATTATAAACCTTTAAAACTTGCTCCCAAACATATTGCCCTTCGAGTTCTGGCAAAACGTCAATCAGTCGCATGCCAATAATTTCTTCTCCGCGTCCAATCATTTGCAGCATATGACTATTGATCTGCTCAATAATAAGATCATCACCTTTAAGCACTAGAGTCGGAGCTGGAGTTTGGTGAATCATTTTGCGAAAACGATTCTCACTTTGCTGTAATTTTTCTTCTGCTTGTTTACTTTCTGTAATATCTCGCGTTGTTCCAGCAACAAGCTCTACTTCACCATTTTCATTAAAGACTGGAACAAAAATATAATCGTAAATTCTTCTTCCCAATTCTGCGTGCGGAAAAGAAACTGTTCCTCGAACTGGCTTTTTCGTAGTTACCACAGTATCTATCTCTTGTTCATGCATTTCGGCATGCCAATCTTCATAACCATTTTCAATTAATCCGCGTCCGATTGCGTCTTCTGCAGATTTACCCCACATCGTCAATAAAGCTTTGTTTGCGTAAGTAAATTTATAATCAAGACTAAAGACGTAAACCAGATCAGGTGTTCCGTTTAGTATAGAATTGTATAGTCTTTTTTGTTTTTCTGCATCAAGCAATGCAGTATTAAGAGCTGTTTCGGCATGTTTTTTTTCAGTAATATCTTCCATTGTTACCACCAAAACATCGTCTTGTTTTACAGCAGTAAATCTGAAACATTGTTTGTTGGTTTCTTCTCCATACCATTGCTCAAAATTGGATGTAACTCCAGTTTCTGCCGTTTCAATAAACTGTTCTAAAATATTGGTTTCTT
The Flavobacterium humidisoli DNA segment above includes these coding regions:
- a CDS encoding response regulator, producing the protein MQEKMILLADDDQDDAEMFCEALAEIDESIVCHCSENGNGVLNTLKNQDKIPEIVFLDLNMPIMNGWECLKQLKSEERYKDIPVIMISTSSYINDMDTAANLGAVCYFVKPNNFDDLKQALRLITSNLENGLKETFSNLEKNKYLHVFLAE
- a CDS encoding PAS domain-containing sensor histidine kinase, with amino-acid sequence MELINNLDLFQTVFNSAPNGIAVLKSLYDNKGKTEDFSILLFNTYIINWIDDKEYKEKPFSKVFTKIKETNILEQFIETAETGVTSNFEQWYGEETNKQCFRFTAVKQDDVLVVTMEDITEKKHAETALNTALLDAEKQKRLYNSILNGTPDLVYVFSLDYKFTYANKALLTMWGKSAEDAIGRGLIENGYEDWHAEMHEQEIDTVVTTKKPVRGTVSFPHAELGRRIYDYIFVPVFNENGEVELVAGTTRDITESKQAEEKLQQSENRFRKMIHQTPAPTLVLKGDDLIIEQINSHMLQMIGRGEEIIGMRLIDVLPELEGQYVWEQVLKVYNEGIPFDQSEVLVPHNRTGELKDYYYNLAYRPLIEDGEITGMIQVAVEVTQQVVARQKMGESESRFRALINASSDLVYRMDADWMIMQDLEGDGRLVNQRERGVNWLDKFIHASDLQMAVHLISKSIVEKSIFEMEHRVINKDDSISWVFSRVVPILDDQEKIIEWFGASSDITSQKELQNVIAESGERFRQLADLVPQIIWTANSEGFVDYYNSRWYEYTGYIEDEFGDPSWISKLHPDDVYLVSKTWYESVHAGVPYQTEFRLKNANTGEYRWFLSKALPIRDKEGIIINWFGTCTDIHEQKSITEKLEILVKDRTKELQRSNDDLQQFAHVASHDLKEPVRKIKTFLSRLEDHIAGQLDESSSKYIERIHVAADRMFNMIDGVLAYSKMNADSQKTTIVDLNEVIKNIETDLEIALQNTNGTIYFEELPVIEGASVLLYQLFYNLINNSIKFAKEDTPPEISITATEQIEEGNRIAVITVEDNGIGFDLDQTGRIFETFTRLNSKDRYEGTGLGLSLCKKIAERHGGSIKATGIANKGAIFIITLPFEQKVKDI